The genomic segment AGCGGTTCCCCTTCAATGCAAACAGGAGTTCAGCATGGACACTACGACACAGGGCAAGGTTCTCATCACCGGCGCGTCTTCGGGCATTGGTGCCATCTATGCCGACCGTCTCGCGCGGCGCGGCCACGACCTGATCCTGGTCGCGCGCAACGAGGAACGGCTGTCAGCCGTAGCGCAGCGCATCCGCGACACGACGGGGCGCGGCGTCAGCATCGTCGCCGCCGATCTTGGCAAGCAGGCCGATCTCGCGCGCGTGGAGGCTATCCTGCGCGCAGACGAGCACATCGACACGCTGGTCAACAATGCCGGGTTTGGGGCCGTTGCGCCGTTGCTGGAGGCCGATGTCGACCGCATGGCGCAGATGATCGACCTCAATGTCACGGCGCTGACGCGCCTGGTCTACGCCGCTGCCCCGGGATTCGTGCGGCGCGGGCGCGGCAGCATCATCAATATCGCGTCGATCGTGGCGATCGGCCCCGAGATCCTCAACGGTGTCTACGGCGCGACCAAGGCCTACGTGCTGGCGCTGACCCAATCACTGCAGCACGAACTGTCCGACCAGGGCGTGCGGGTGCAGGCCGTGCTGCCGGGCGCCACGGCCACGGAGTTCTGGCACGTCGCCGGAACGGGCGGACATGAGAACCTGCCCGCGGAGTGGGTGATGCGTGCCGACGATATGGTCGATGCGGCCCTGGCCGGGTTCGATCAGGGCGAGGTGGTCACTATTCCGCCGCTGCAGGACGGCGCCGAGTGGGCCGCCTACGAGGCAGCACGCCGGGCCATGTCCGGCCACCTGAGCCACGCCACGCCAGCAGCGCGCTATCTGCGGCAGGCCTGAGCGCTGTCTCAGTGAAGTGTGGGCGGGTTGCCCTGCGATGCGGCGCCCTGCGGAAGCAGGGTGTCGTGCTTGCGCCAGCGGCGTTCCTGGGCGCGCTGGACGTCAGCGGCGATCTCGTGCAGTTCGGCCAGACGGGCTTCGAGTGCATCGGGATAGATATCGTGGGGGCTGAATCTGAGGCGGAAAGGCATGGTGATGTCTGTCGTATTGGAAAGATGTATCGGCTGCGGCGCGGACCGGTTCGAGCCTTTGTCCCGTCAGGGGACCGGGGCGCGCACGCCTTGGTGGTTCCAGTATGGACAGCGCAGGAGGCCGCACGCCGGACAATCGTTGGTCCGTTGACCTGGCTCAACGCATTCCGCGCAATGACGTCTTGCGCATGTTCGGGTCCTGGCGGCGGGGCGATTTGCGCAGCCCGCTGACACCGTTGTAGGACGAATGCGGACTGCCCGCACGGTTTGCTGCTTGCTACGCTCAACTTAGCAGCCCAGGACCCTTGGTTCCTGTTGCGCAGCGTGCCCACATCCACATGGAGCAAGGAGATCGTCATGAGAAAGTTGTTCGCACTATTCGCCCTCGCCGGCATG from the Cupriavidus sp. WKF15 genome contains:
- a CDS encoding SDR family oxidoreductase; this encodes MDTTTQGKVLITGASSGIGAIYADRLARRGHDLILVARNEERLSAVAQRIRDTTGRGVSIVAADLGKQADLARVEAILRADEHIDTLVNNAGFGAVAPLLEADVDRMAQMIDLNVTALTRLVYAAAPGFVRRGRGSIINIASIVAIGPEILNGVYGATKAYVLALTQSLQHELSDQGVRVQAVLPGATATEFWHVAGTGGHENLPAEWVMRADDMVDAALAGFDQGEVVTIPPLQDGAEWAAYEAARRAMSGHLSHATPAARYLRQA